From Ascaphus truei isolate aAscTru1 chromosome 20, aAscTru1.hap1, whole genome shotgun sequence, one genomic window encodes:
- the LOC142471304 gene encoding E3 ubiquitin/ISG15 ligase TRIM25-like, giving the protein MASAGLRLELTCPICLSIYTQPVALRCGHNFCQGCIGSVWDSQGGSGLYTCPECRAEFQERPALQRNLKLCNIAERFLSTQPEQKEAVIFCTYCVTSSVPAAKTCLHCDASLCDIHLERHSKSEEHVLSEPTTSLKNRKCPVHKKILKYYCTEDAACVCVSCFAFGGHRGHQVESLNEASEKKKVKLRHVLEKLTSVREETEKRAQSLQGQKREVKEKAAGVTARVTALIRDIRAQLEVLEKRVLSEITRWEEQVSLRVSDLIQQLEIEKDELSRKMLHIEELCNITDPLTVLQGRESVNAEDREREGNKVPAVGDLDEVLIPLTLQRLADIVTDLIAKSGFCVQGDSGILLDVNTAANNVSVSGDLKTASWSQTDQLRPNTPERFGDFQVLSTRSFSSGQHYWEVEISESGGRRVGISYPSIVRKGRLSLIGDNKKSWCLYTCDNNHLVIHDSIQTRIYPESPSQRLGIYLDYEAGRLSFYQLCDPIRHLHTFTATFTEPLHAAFCVYKGWVRIRS; this is encoded by the coding sequence ATGGCGTCTGCTGGTCTGAGATTGGAGCTAACCTGCCCCATCTGCCTGAGCATTTATACCCAGCCTGTAGCGCTGAGATGTGGGCATAACTTCTGCCAGGGCTGTATTGGGAGTGTGTGGGATTCCCAGGGGGGATCTGGACTTTATACCTGTCCTGAATGCAGAGCAGAGTTTCAGGAGCGTCCtgcactgcagaggaacctgaAGCTGTGTAACATAGCGGAGCGTTTCCTTTCTACTCAGCCGGAGCAGAAGGAGGCTGTGATCTTCTGCACTTACTGTGTTACCTCCTCTGTACCCGCTGCTAAAACATGTCTGCATTGTGACGCCTCCCTGTGTGATATTCACCTAGAGAGACACAGCAAGTCAGAGGAACACGTCTTATCTGAGCcaaccacctccttaaagaaCAGGAAATGTCCCGTCCACAAGAAGATCCTGAAGTATTACTGCACTGAGGatgctgcctgtgtctgtgtgtcctgcttcGCATTTGGAGGGCACAGGGGACACCAGGTGGAGTCGCTGAATGAGGCCTCTGAGAAGAAGAAGGTGAAACTGAGACATGTTCTGGAGAAACTGACCTCAGTGAGAGAGGAGACTGAGAAAAGGGCCCAGAGTCTGCAGGGACAGAAGAGAGAAGTGAAAGAGAAAGCAGCTGGGGTAACAGCCCGAGTCACTGCCCTGATTAGGGACATCAGGGCACAGCTGGAAGTCCTAGAGAAGCGAGTCCTGAGTGAGATCACCAGGTGGGAAGAGCAGGTTTCTCTCCGAGTCTCTGATCTAATCCAGCAGCTGGAAATAGAGAAGGACGAGCTGTCCAGGAAGATGCTTCACATTGAGGAGCTGTGCAACATCACTGATCCACTAACTGTCTTACAGGGACGGGAATCAGTCAATgctgaggacagagagagagagggtaataaGGTCCCTGCTGTAGGGGATTTGGATGAGGTTCTGATCCCACTGACCTTACAGAGATTAGCTGATATTGTGACTGATCTAATAGCAAAGAGCGGGTTCTGTGTGCAGGGGGATTCAGGCATATTACTGGATGTAAATACAGCTGCTAATAATGTATCTGTATCAGGTGACCTGAAAACTGCATCCTGGTCACAAACAGACCAGTTACGTCCAAATACACCAGAGAGATTTGGGGATTTTCAGGTTTTAAGCACTAGGAGTTTTTCCTCAGGACAACATTACTGGGAAGTGGAGATCAGTGAATCAGGGGGCAGGAGGGTAGGGATTTCCTATCCCAGTATAGTAAGGAAAGGACGTCTGTCCCTCATAGGAGATAATAAGAAGTCCTGGTGTTTGTACACGTGTGATAATAATCATTTAGTGATACATGACTCAATACAAACACGGATATATCCAGAGTCTCCCTCGCAGAGATTAGGAATATACCTGGACTATGAGGCTGGGCGGCTGTCCTTTTATCAGCTGTGTGACCcgatcagacacttacacaccttCACTGCCACCTTCACTGAGCCTCTTCATGCAGCGTTCTGTGTATATAAAGGCTGGGTCAGAATCAGGAGCTAG